DNA sequence from the Candidatus Eisenbacteria bacterium genome:
CGGGGTTCGCGGGCCTGTCTGAGGGATTGCATACGATCTATTTCCGTGTTAAGGACGACGCAGGCAACTGGAACGGCGAGGGGACGCCCGCTACTTACAGTTGGCGGTTCATTAAGGACACGGTCGCGCCTGCTCCGCCGCACGATTTTCTTGCGCTTCCTGGACACAACAAGGTTCACTTGACTTGGATGAATCCCGCGGGCGATACCACGTTCTCTCAAGTGGAGATCCGTCGTGTCCGTTGGTCTGACTACCCAGAGTACGAGGGGCCGGCTCCCTCTTATCCTGCGAATCAGACTCAGGGATCCTTAGTCGTTCAAACAAGTTCTGAAGCGTACGACAACGCTGTTGGCGCCTGGCAGCGCGACATCTATTACTACGCTGCGTTCGCTTTTGACAGTGCTGGAAACTATTCGGCATTTGATTCAATTGCGGCAGATCGTTCGACAAGCTACTGGCTTGGGGACATTGATCTCACGGGTACTGTGGAAGCTTCAGATCTTGTCGTTTTCTCGGGTGCTTTCGGGACCGCAGAAGATGAACCGGGATGGACGCCAGAGAGCGATTTTGGACCTACGGACGATGACTCCAGACTCGGCATCCCAATGCCTGACGATGTCGTAGATTTTGAAGATCTCATGATACTTGCGATGAACTACGGGAACGTGTCACCTTTAGGGATGCCCGGTCTTCTTGCAATTGAATCCCCCACGGAGCTAGAACAGCTTGTCTCGATCAGAATCTCTGCTGAACAGGTTGTGGAAGCTTCAAGTGGTACGGCCGTCGTATCTGTCGTGATTGAGAATGACGCCGCTTCACTCAAGGGCTTGCGTCTGCTCCTGGACTACGGAGCCGGTAATGACCTAGTAAGGGTAGAGCGTGGAGCGCTCATCTCAGAGAGTCCAGAGAGCTTCTTGGGTACGAGGCCGGTTGAAGAGGGCAAAGTGGAAATAGGCATTGCAACTCTCGGGATCGACCGCGCCTTTGAGGGATCAGGTGAGATCGTGCGGCTCGTTATCCAAAGTGGGAGCAGCGATCCGGTCCGTGTGCATCTGGAGAAGGTAGATCTCAGAAACGTGCGGAACGAGTCGGGGCAGATCGAGGTGGTTGAAGAGTACGACGCACCTTTCGTTCCCTCTGTTACGGCGATTCTGCAGAACCATCCCAATCCCTTCAACCCTGTGACAACGATTACCTACGATGTTGCGGCCAGCGGTAACGTGACGATCCAGATCTTTGATGTATCCGGACGACTCATTGTCACGCTAGTCGATGCACAGAGAGAAGTAGGGCGCTACACGGTTGAATGGAATGGCAAGAGCGCGGATGGAACAGCCGTTCCGACGGGGCTCTATTTCTACCGGATGAAAGCGCTTGGTTACGCTTCTTCGGCGAAGAAGATGCTCTTGCTAAAGTAGAAAGCCAAGAGCAGGAAAGCGCGGGAGGTGATCTAGGCACCTCCCGCGTGCTTTCCTATACAGGAGACAGAAAAAAACATGAGGAAGGGAGCCTATCTCTTCAGGGTAGCCCTGCTGGTCAGTGGCGTCGTGCTCTTCTCGCCGAGCGAAAGAACGGTCTGTTTTGCGAACGGGAAGGAATCCTGGCAGACCAACGGCGGGGATGCCAGCGTTTCGTTCTATCCTCAGCATGTCTCTATCGAGCCTGCCGCACGCTGTACGCTCCAGGTCCTTGTTCAGGACACGATTGATTCCCTTAGCTGTATGGAATGCGTGATTACGTTCGATACTTTGCTCGTGAGATTGGTGTCCACGGGAGAGGGGAATTTGTTCAAGAAGGCGGCGTTCCCCACTTTTTTCGAGTCAAGACATACCGCTCCGGATACAGAGTCTGTGGCTGATTGTGTCCTCGGTTACCGAAGTTACTTTCTTCCCCCAGGTGAGTTGGTTCGCTTCGTCTTTGAGGCGAAAGAGAGCGGGGCATGCTTGGTTCGGATCGTCAAGATGAGGCTGTGGGACATAAACAGAGACGAGTTGTTTCCCGTGCTTGAGCCCGACGCGTGGGTATTCGTAGGAGCATCTACGGGGATCGAGCCGATGATCGTCTCTGACGAGCGGTTGACGAGTTGTCCCAATCCGTTCAACAGACATACGTCGCTCATTCTCAGGCTCCCCTTAGCAGACACGCGCCCCATCGAGTCACGCGCATCCGCTTCAGTCTATTCCTTGGCGGGACGAAAGATACGCTTGATCTTCGATGGTCGAGTGGTTTCGGGAGAAAACAGGATGGTCTGGGATGGTCGCGATGAATGTGGCAACGAAGTGCCTCCAGGTATCTACTTTGCCATTACCAATACAGAAGGAGAGATATACAGAACAAAACTCGTCTTGATTCGTTAGTATCAAACTAACAAGTGAGAATTGTGTTCTGCGCCGACATACGCCGTCTCTCTCATGGAGTAAAATGATCCAACTTACATGGGGCTCTCTGAAGAGTAAGTTCTAGATGGGAGCTTTGTGCGGCGTGAGGCCGATATCGGGAACTCCCAAACCACCGTACATCCCCTTCCAACGATAGTACGTCTGCTCCCCAATACCGTGGTCCGATGGCTCCTGGCGCGGTAGTTGTTCCTTCGCCTCCACAGGGATGTTTCGAATTGAGAGGGGTGACCAGACAATCCGGTTATCCCTCTTGTATTGCCGGTCAGGCGACGAAACCCGCAAGCTTTGCCTTGTCTGCGCGTTCGTTCCGTAATAGACTTATAATTTATGAAAGCTGCTAGCGAAACTCGGGGTCGTCGCGCGAATGGTCTAGTTCACCATGACGTGCGCCACCTAGCGTGAACGCGGAGGCCACAGAGGAGAGATCATGACGAGAAGATGTGTGAGCCCTCCATCGCGGGGGCGGGTAGGCTATGTCGTACGCGGCTTGGCGTGCTCGTTAATCGCCGCTCTGGTGCTCTCAGGCTGTACAAACAAGAAGGCCGCCCACGTGCCGCCGGTGCCGGTGACCGTGGCTAAAGTTGTGATCCAACCGACGCCTCTCTCTCTGGACGCCGTTGGCGTTGTGGAGGCCCTGGAGACCGTGTCCGTGAAAGCCCAAGTGGGCGGAGTCGTCACTCAGGTGAGATTCTCGGAGGGACAGGAGGTGCGAGCAGGCCAGCCGCTCTTCGAGATCGATCCCCGGCCGTTCAAAGTGGCGCTTGACGCCGCCGAGGCCCAGCTCGCTAGGGACAAGTCTCAATCGGCCAACGCCGAAGTCCAGGCCAAACGCTATGCCGATCTCATCAAGAAGGACTTCGTAACGCAGGAACAGTACGACGACGCCGTGACGCAGGCCGAGATGCTCAGATCCACCGTCCAGGCAGACGATGCCGCGGTGGAGCAGTCTCGACTGAACCTGGCCTACGCGTCCATCCTTGCTCCCATTTCCGGCCGCACGGGCAGCATCCTCGTGAAGAGGGGCAACGTGGTAAAGGCCAACGACGCCACCCTGGTAGTCATCAACCAGATGACTCCCGTCCGCGTGAGCTTCGCCGTCCCCGAGAGTCGACTGCCGTTGGTAAAGAAATACGCCGATCGGGGAAGGCTGGAGGTCCGCGTGAAACCGTCGAGGGACGGCAGCCGTCCCGAGGTGAAGGGGCACCTGGCATTTCTCGACAACGCGGTTGATCCTAACACCGGTACCGTGACCCTCAAGGCCGAGCTCTCGAATGAGGACGACTCCTTGCTGCCCGGCCAGTTTGTGGACACGGAATTGATTCTCACAGTGGAAACCGACGCCCTCACAGTGCCGGCCGGAGCCGTGGTCACGGGACAAGATGGCAGTTTTGTGTTTGTGGTCGGTTCAGACAACAAAGTGGAAAAGCGTCCCGTCGAGGTCAATAGAACGTTCAACAATACGGCCGTCGTTGAACGGGGCCTGAAGCCGGGCGAGACAGTGGTGACCGACGGTCAGATGCGGCTGGTGCCGGGAGCCACGGTCGCGGTCAGGTTGGAGCAGAAGACGGGGTCCAGATGAACATTTTCATCAACAGGCCCGTCATGACGACCCTTCTCATGGCGGCCATCATCATTGCCGGAATCCTCGGTTACGGGCGTCTGCCCGTTAGCGATCTGCCCACCGTGGACTTCCCGACCATTTCCGTGTCGGCTAGCCTCCCCGGAGCGAACCCTGAGACCATGGCCTCGGCAGTGGCCACGCCGCTCGAGAAGCAGTTCTCCACGATTTCAGGCATCGACAACATGACCAGCACGAGCAGCTTGGGCTCGACGCGCATCACCATCCAATTCAGCTTGGACCGGGACATCGACGCGGCAGCCCAGGACGTTCAGGCCGCCATAGCGGCGGTCTCCCGGCAACTTCCCAAGGACATGACCACTCCGCCTTCGTACCGGAAAGCGAACCCTGCGCAACAACCGATTCTTTTCATCGCTCTCGAATCGCCGACGCTCCCGCTCTATCAGCTCGACGAGTATGCCGAAAACCTCATGGCGCAGCGCATCTCCATGGTGAGCGGCGTGGCTCAGGTTCAGGTGTATGGAGGTCAGAAGTACGCCGTGCGCATCCAGCTTGACCCTCGCGCGCTGGCCGCCAGGGGCATCGGAATGGACCAAGTGATAAGCGCAGTGAACTCGAGCAACGTGAACATGCCGACGGGGACCCTGTGGGGCCGCGAGAAGACCTTCACGGTCAAGGCCTCGGGCCAACTCAACAGCGCGGAGAGCTACAGGTCCATTGTCGTGGCCTACCGTAACGGAGCTCCCGTGCGTCTGGAGGATCTGGGTAACGTCTTCGACAGCGTTCAGAACAACAAGACGGCCGCGTGGTTCAACGACAGCCGATGCATCATGCTAGCCATACAACGCCAACCCGGTACGAACACCGTGGAGGTGTCGAACGCCGTCAAAGCGCTTCTACCGAGTTTCAAGAGTCAGATCCCCGCGTCCGTCAACCTCCACGTTATGTTTGACAAGGCCGTGCCCATTCAGGCATCCGTGAACGACGTGAAGTTTACTCTCTTGCTCACGCTCTTTCTCGTGGTCATGGTTATCTTTCTCTTCCTAAGGAACTTCTCGGCCACCGTGATTCCAAGCCTCGCCTTGCCCATGTCCGTGGTGGGCACCTTCGCCGCCATGGCGTTGCTCGGGTTTAACCTCGACAACCTTTCCCTCATGGCCCTCACGTTGGCCGTCGCCTTCGTTGTGGACGACGCCGTCGTAATGCTGGAGAACATCTTCCGGCACCTTGAGATGGGGAAGACGCCTTTTGTTGCCGCCGTGGACGGAGCGAGGGAAGTGGCCTTTACCATAGTTTCCATGACCCTCTCCCTGATTGCCGTCTTCATCCCCATCCTCTTCTTGGGCGGAATCATGGGGCGGCTGTTCAGGGAGTTTTCCGTGACCATCATGGTGGCGATTCTTATTTCCGGCTTTGTCTCCCTGTCGCTCACCCCCATGATGTGCAGTCGCTTCCTCAAACACGAGACCAAGGAGAAGCACGGGCGCTTTTTCGATACCGTCGAATCTTTCTGGCTCAAGGCTCTCGGGTTCTACGAAAGGACTCTTGGATGGGTGGTCCAGAGGAAGCGGGTGGCGCTTCTCTTTTCGGCAGCGATCCTGGCTGGAACCGTTCTTCTGTTCATCATCGTACCGAAGGGCTTCGTTCCCAGCGAAGACACGGGCTTTCTCTCCGGCAGCACGGAAGGGGCAGAGGGGCTTTCCTTCGAGAGCATGGTCAAGCACCAGAGGGCCGTGGCCGCCGTCCTGGCAGGGGATCCCAACATTGCAGACATCATGTCCTCAGCGGGCGGTGGCGGCGGGGGGAACCAGGGCGACATGTTCATCAAGTTGAAGCCGCGGCGCGACCGAAAGATGAGCGCCGACCAGGTGGTCAACG
Encoded proteins:
- a CDS encoding T9SS type A sorting domain-containing protein — translated: MTWHDYRNESSSDIYAQKVNGSGAVQWVANGVDICTATGNQVYPAITSDGAGGAIVTWYDARSGNYDVYAQRVTAAGDIAGAVVNASPPFSTTNCSTNKSIEFRYDASGFPEQVRGYEVTFSIDTNVVRVSDPDVDITEGTFLSSVGPTFFSVADEGGGSYKVSCTIIGGSSGATGVGDLFQVNLTPVAEGISDIAITNTKVRDINNSTVITREENGDIRVDCTPPTMEPIAEPQGRYYSTAPSFGNFGFDDDVNLDLADYRIDSGGWQSIFVDIDTTEYNADGFILPGFAGLSEGSHTVYFRVKDDAGNWNGEGVPNTYSWQFYVDRTAPTMEPIVETQGKYYKTAPSFSNFGFDDDKNLDRADHRIDSGGWQSIFVNIDASQYNADGFVLPGFAGLSEGLHTIYFRVKDDAGNWNGEGTPATYSWRFIKDTVAPAPPHDFLALPGHNKVHLTWMNPAGDTTFSQVEIRRVRWSDYPEYEGPAPSYPANQTQGSLVVQTSSEAYDNAVGAWQRDIYYYAAFAFDSAGNYSAFDSIAADRSTSYWLGDIDLTGTVEASDLVVFSGAFGTAEDEPGWTPESDFGPTDDDSRLGIPMPDDVVDFEDLMILAMNYGNVSPLGMPGLLAIESPTELEQLVSIRISAEQVVEASSGTAVVSVVIENDAASLKGLRLLLDYGAGNDLVRVERGALISESPESFLGTRPVEEGKVEIGIATLGIDRAFEGSGEIVRLVIQSGSSDPVRVHLEKVDLRNVRNESGQIEVVEEYDAPFVPSVTAILQNHPNPFNPVTTITYDVAASGNVTIQIFDVSGRLIVTLVDAQREVGRYTVEWNGKSADGTAVPTGLYFYRMKALGYASSAKKMLLLK
- a CDS encoding efflux RND transporter periplasmic adaptor subunit, producing the protein MTRRCVSPPSRGRVGYVVRGLACSLIAALVLSGCTNKKAAHVPPVPVTVAKVVIQPTPLSLDAVGVVEALETVSVKAQVGGVVTQVRFSEGQEVRAGQPLFEIDPRPFKVALDAAEAQLARDKSQSANAEVQAKRYADLIKKDFVTQEQYDDAVTQAEMLRSTVQADDAAVEQSRLNLAYASILAPISGRTGSILVKRGNVVKANDATLVVINQMTPVRVSFAVPESRLPLVKKYADRGRLEVRVKPSRDGSRPEVKGHLAFLDNAVDPNTGTVTLKAELSNEDDSLLPGQFVDTELILTVETDALTVPAGAVVTGQDGSFVFVVGSDNKVEKRPVEVNRTFNNTAVVERGLKPGETVVTDGQMRLVPGATVAVRLEQKTGSR
- a CDS encoding efflux RND transporter permease subunit, which gives rise to MNIFINRPVMTTLLMAAIIIAGILGYGRLPVSDLPTVDFPTISVSASLPGANPETMASAVATPLEKQFSTISGIDNMTSTSSLGSTRITIQFSLDRDIDAAAQDVQAAIAAVSRQLPKDMTTPPSYRKANPAQQPILFIALESPTLPLYQLDEYAENLMAQRISMVSGVAQVQVYGGQKYAVRIQLDPRALAARGIGMDQVISAVNSSNVNMPTGTLWGREKTFTVKASGQLNSAESYRSIVVAYRNGAPVRLEDLGNVFDSVQNNKTAAWFNDSRCIMLAIQRQPGTNTVEVSNAVKALLPSFKSQIPASVNLHVMFDKAVPIQASVNDVKFTLLLTLFLVVMVIFLFLRNFSATVIPSLALPMSVVGTFAAMALLGFNLDNLSLMALTLAVAFVVDDAVVMLENIFRHLEMGKTPFVAAVDGAREVAFTIVSMTLSLIAVFIPILFLGGIMGRLFREFSVTIMVAILISGFVSLSLTPMMCSRFLKHETKEKHGRFFDTVESFWLKALGFYERTLGWVVQRKRVALLFSAAILAGTVLLFIIVPKGFVPSEDTGFLSGSTEGAEGLSFESMVKHQRAVAAVLAGDPNIADIMSSAGGGGGGNQGDMFIKLKPRRDRKMSADQVVNAIRMKVARIPGIRVFIVNPPAINVGGRHASGLYQYTLQSSDLKSLYSSEPGLEAKLKASPLLRDVNSDLRISNPEVDVEIDRDRAASLGVTPEAIETALYSAYGTRQVTTILAPDNQYYVIMELFPEYQADPSALQFLYVRSQAGNLVPVSALTRIETGAGPLTVNHAGQLPSVTISFNLGEGVSLSQAVAVVDKIASETLPSSIATSFSGTAQVFQSSQTSLLGLLILAVLVIYLILGILYESFVHPVTILTGLPFAVFGGLGILLLFRVDLNLYSFVGLILLIGVVKKNAIMMIDFAIEARNRGMECEEAILQACKIRFRPIMMTTVAALMATLPIALGLGAGSESRRPLGLCVVGGLLFSQLVTLYATPVFYIYLDKLEGRLGGMFGHLRGRRVG